Sequence from the Ascaphus truei isolate aAscTru1 chromosome 3, aAscTru1.hap1, whole genome shotgun sequence genome:
GTCTGCGTGGcggtggagagggaggagcgtgacACACTTGCTGTTTCCACTATATCAATGTCTTTACAGGTGAGGCAGGCAACCAGCTTCTCCCGTGAGGCACTGGAGGCGAAGAAGAACTCATAAGAAGCACCGGCCAGGAATGCGCCCAGCATGGGACCAATCCAGTAAACCTGAGGGGACAGCAGAGCTCAGTATAATCAGACAACTTCATGGACCTAAGTGTACTAATGCCAGTGAAATATTTAAGGGGTTGCATCTGGGTGgttgattacttttttttttttaataaccaaaatatgacacctataagtaatttcaataaatgaataataacttttaaagttagtttgttaACATGGTAAAATGAGACTTGGGGATAGGGGGTGTTAGATTTCTTCCGGCTGCTTCTTTTTGTGTGATATCACTGTGCTCAGCAACAGTTTGCATAACCAGGGCCGctctctctccaccacccccTATTTTTCataatgggacatttggtcgcagTCGTCTCTCCATGACCAAGTACCCGCCAGAGTTTGGCCACAGAGAAATCCCTCACTGCAGCAGCTGGAGCTTCCGTTGCTGGCCACTTCAATGGTAATGTAAGTTTTAGGCTAGGGggctaactttaggggttttagcggttagagtAGGAGGTCAATATCATGGAAGGgtgtccagggatcagcataataaaggttaagtccagTTCCAAGTTTATCCTTCCATGTGGCTCATCTGGCCACCAGACACCGGAGTTAACCCATTTTTATATGCCCGGTAGCCCCTTGTATACCCTGTAACTGTGATTCTTTATTCCTGAGTGTATAAACTGTACTGAAGTGTCAAAATGTGTTTCTgcccacaataaagcatagcaagGTCTCCGGACAATCCGGGCAGGGAAACCCTTTATGCAGCCCAAATGTCTGGATAAAAGGCTAGTAGGCGCTGGTAGGCGCTGCTCCCATTGGCCCTCCTAAGCCCCATAACTCTGCTCCTACTACCTTCAGCCATGATTGTACAATGCAGATGAGCCCTCGCTTCCTGATTGGCCCCAGCCCGTCTAGCATGATTTCCGAAGGTAGCAGGGAATCTATGTAAGGGGAACCCGATCAGTGTTCCATAGGTCATTCTGATCCTGACGTGTAGGTGAACTGAGTCTGTGCCAGGGACACCTGAAAACAAGGCTGGGATCCTAGCCCAGCCGGAGAGTCAAAAATGGTTTTGTGCTATGGGACTATGGGTTGCCGGAAAAGCAGAGAGCAGGTTTTTTGAGTGGGGAATTTGAAACTACGCAACCGAGAAGTGTACCAAAGCGGTCTGGACGGTCCCTACCCCAGCGGTCTGGACGGTCCCTACCCCAACGGAGTGTGGAAACAAACCCTGGGTACGCCTTCAATGTGGCGCCCAGCACCTAGTCGGCTAGGATTCCCCCGTATGCCCCTGTTATAGTAAGTATAGCTCTGATCTGTGTTTGGTGTTGTGCTTGCTGGCTCCGACTGGAATAAATACTCTTTactgaactgctttgtcctgtctggtgctttgATCCCGGGGGTAGATTCTGGGCTTCTGTGACAGTTATTATAAGTGGTTTTAGCGGTTACGGTAAGGGgtaaaggtttttagggtagggggtagcgttagtaaTAGGGGTTAAGATTCGGGGTTTATTAGGCTAAGGACTAAGGTTAAAGACTTACCTTGGCGGTGAAGCGGCTGGCGGCTGAGTGTGCCTGCAGCGAGGTGACCAGCAGCTTCATGCTGGTGGTCACTTGGTCACAGCAAAAAGGCTGCGACCAACTGTCCTAGACGGCTTATTTGTATTGACTCTCTGACAAGACCAGGGTGGGATCAGGAAACAGGTATTCAGAGCGCGCTGTCCCAAACGTTCTTTATCAACTCAGAATTGTTGTTGTTATCTCCCTGCAGCTCccattctcccgtgatcagcggggtcccttatatacatactgtataaaacaaaaaaagggtcacaataaagaaaacaaaaagcaaAATGAGTACTAGTAAAGTCACATTTATATAAAAAGCACACTTTGTGCTTACAAAATTTAAAACATCAATAAAAATcaatcaatatgaaaaaaaaaaacacatataagtGTTGTGCACCGAATTACTAATAACCACAGAGTATAGGATCCTGTCAAAACAGGACCACTCAAACCTAAAGGATTCCCAGATCTAAACAAGGGAATCAGTTCTCTCTGCAGGTGGTGTATGCAAACAACTTAGCTTGGGTTTGATATCCTCGTGGAGTAATAAAAACAGGTACACGGCATCTTGCGAATGTACGTCGTCACGGGGTCACGTGCTGCGTAATGATGtcacctctatgcgtttcgcgcACCAAAagcgcttcatcagggggtggTCTAAAGTATCCTGAGGTGGGGTTTAAATACCAGCAAGTCTATGCCTGCTTGCCAACCAGGAAAATACCAGGTCATTGCTAAGAAGCCAACCAATCAGCGCATTGTCAGTGCGAACAATGCTGAAGCTAATAAAAACAAATGagcaaatacatataaccctaaAGGGTATAATAACCAAAGAGGGTTAAGGTTAAAAAGAATTGCTGGTATTTAAGCCCCACCTCAGGATACTTTAGAccaccccctgatgaagcgctATTGGTGCGCGAAACGCTTAGAGGTGACCTCATTACGCAACACATGACGACGGAGATTCGCAAGCTGCCGTGTACCTGTTTTTATTACTCCACGAGGATATCAACCCCAAGCTAAGTTGTTTGAATACACCACCTGCAGAGAGAACTGAATCCTTTGGGTTTGAGTGGTCCTGTTTTTACAGGATCCTATACTCTGTGGTTATTAGTAATTCGGTGCACAACACTTATATGTGGTTTTTTTCATATTGAAATGATTTTTAGTGATGTTTTAAATGTTGTAAGCACCAAGTGTGCTTTTTATATAAATTTGACTTTACTAGTACTCATTttgctttttgttttctttattgcgcccctttttttgtttttcagggtTGGATCAGGGCAAAGAAAacatttgattgacaaacacCCCCATACAGAGGCCCCGAAGAAATAAAATCTGTCATTATTGAGAAATAAGATTATAAAGTTGTTGCTTTTGGCGTGATTAGGTACGTCTAAGGAAGCCGATTCGATTGTTACGTTGTTTACAAAGGTTGTTCTTCGGCAGACAACATGGGATTGTGGCCCAAGCAGTGACATGTGTCCTAATGAACAGGGATCTTTAATGTAGGATGTTTTAGGTTAACCTTGATTTTTGTTTAATTTTCTAAAGGATAACATAAAAAAAATAGCATGAAAACTGTCATCTCAAATTGCATTATAATTCTTCCAGCAGTATAGACATATAGAATGcgatactttaataataataataataataataatgcatatTATATAATGTGCACAGATTTAGTAGCACTATGTATGGGATTTACAGCATAACTGATCCTGGCCCAGAggcagtggcggatttacaaATCCGCCGaccataggcacttaccttggtGCCGCCCAGGCCACCACCTCCTCCTTTGTGCCGCCCTCCTTCTTCAGCGTCGCGGcctcaaatgacgctgcgacgCCACGTAGCCATGGTATTGCGATGTCACgtggcatcacgttgccatgggaaCGTGACGTCGCTTTGCCACAGCAATGAGATGTCTTGTTGCCATGGAAATGTGACACCATGTGATGTGGCAGCGTCATTTGAGGCCACGACGCTGAAGAAGGAGGGCGGCACgaaagagaagataagaagtttacagaggccccacgctctcccccggcaatcagtggggaagagagtggggcctctgtaaacaggaggggggggaataaaaATGAAACAGCAaaatttgccgccccaaaatATTGCCCCCGTAGGCCCGggtctaatgggaaatccgccactgcccaGGGGAGTTGACACATTACTGTTTTTCCTCCCTATTATGAAGTGACCTTCATCATACTGAAATCTATCAGTGGCCTGTCCCTTCATACCGCTGCATGCTCACAAGATAATGCAGAAGAAAACCTTGTACTATTGATATGTCGGTTCGTGAAACTATATCACAGCTTACTCTCTGTGACAAATACGGCCACTAGCACCCTTTAAGAGTTCATAAATGGACAGCATGTCCCCCGAGGGACAGTCATTTTACTAGATCCAGTGGCAGAGCCACGTGATGGACACTCACCCAGTGATGCTCCCAAATTCCAGTGACCACTGCTGGACCCAAGGATCTTGCTGGGTTCATACTGCCACCTGAGAACTGTCCCTGcataggggaagagagaggaaaaaggAACATGGGAGAGACAGAACACAGGGTAGAGAAAGCAGGTGACAAAGAGAAGGACAGTGAGCGGTGTAAAGAAGAAtggcagagatggaggaaggtTTGGAAGTAGAGAGATTTGTGTGGAGGTCAGTATACTGTTCACTTAAAAGCTCTCTCAATGATTTTCTACAGACACCTGCTAAGGCCCGAGAACAGATGACTGATTTTtacaaaaatattattattatgtgggCACATATAGCTCTACCAAGAACTGCTTAGTCTTACTTCTTTGTACATTTACTAAAAATGTATGTATGACATGGAATTTGATATAGTGTACATAACGCTGCATAATGTAAAATAACAGAGCCACAATGAATCTCTCCACCAGGGAGCTTCCTTGAGATGGTCTCCTTCTTTAAAGACAATTTTACCCCTTCTCAGCACATTAGCAGCCTAGCCAATAACCCTGCAATTCCCAACCCCATGTTGTCTATGTGCCCTAAAAATTCACTACAGTGCCTGCTGTACTGTACAGGAGTTTCACTATCACCCACAAATACCACATGGCTGATTTTATTTTGATCATCACTAGATTTTTCTACTATTTTCCATCCTGCCTTTGTGTTGGGACATTCATTTGTCTATTCAGTCATTCCTGAGTGCCTTATAATGTAGGCACAATATACAGACATACTGTAGTTCATTGCAGTTTTCATTCCCAGTATGGTCAAATGCCTTTACTGGTGTTGAAGACACTAATGAACACTGATATCCGATACACAAAAGGGAATGGTGGCTCTTACCGCTGCTAAAGAGCCTGCAGTGAGGGAGAAGCCAATGGCGAGACTCCCTGGCTCTGTAATGTCCCGGCGCCGGTGATCATCCACAGCAAAGATGGTGAAAGCCAGTTGGAAGGTAGAGAAAATTTCCATGCCTAGAGCCTGTCCAGCATTTCCCTTGCTACTCACCTGTGAAATAAAGACAGATGGAGTGTCAGGATTGTTGACAGTGATGACTATAGACTTCCTGATGAAACAATGGCTGGTTTCACAGAGTTCCAGGGTTCATCAAAACTAAACAGTATCAGTATCAAACAAGACCTTCTGCATCTGAACAATCTGGCCTATATA
This genomic interval carries:
- the LOC142489876 gene encoding aquaporin-4-like gives rise to the protein MVIKEELRRRRFWRSVLAEALGTFMLVAVVLGASCLEMGKTESPSIAPALAAGLSAVSLVQCFGEISGAQLNPAITSALVCARKLDLLHGVAFAVAQCLGATCASALFFLSVPTSVSNQLVTRVSSKGNAGQALGMEIFSTFQLAFTIFAVDDHRRRDITEPGSLAIGFSLTAGSLAAGQFSGGSMNPARSLGPAVVTGIWEHHWVYWIGPMLGAFLAGASYEFFFASSASREKLVACLTCKDIDIVETASVSRSSLSTATQTAARTRQPERKNELS